One genomic segment of Salinigranum rubrum includes these proteins:
- a CDS encoding amidase, whose amino-acid sequence MADTFAYTSAAVLASRIRRGDLSPVDVVDACLERIDARNEDINAFVTVLGDDARERAEEAEAAVRRGEELGPLHGVPIAVKDLFDFKAGVRNTMGSVPFAEFVPEESATYVRRLEEAGAIVLGKTNTPEMGHKGTTDNRLFGPTSTPFDLDRNAGGSSGGSAAAVADGLVPIAQGSDGGGSVRIPAAWSGVYGFKATYGRVAQAIRPDAFLSHTPTIHAGPLTRTVEDAALMLDVMTGPDPRDPLSVPEEPHDFQGAVRRGIEGLEVAYSPDFDIFPVDDRVRAVVDDAVTAFETAGATVDEVSLGLTHDQLELADLWIREIGMLYHSAVEGFKDEGLDLLGDHRDDLTPEFADLLEETRDQSVIDYKRDEHLRTEVYDAVQDVFTVEGYDLLVTPTLAVPPVENDDGGTGQTVGPSEINGEPVDPLIGWCLTYPINFTGHPAASIPAGFTDGLPVGMQLVGDRFDDETVFAASGAFERVRPWHDAYPPR is encoded by the coding sequence ATGGCAGACACGTTCGCGTACACGTCGGCAGCGGTACTCGCATCGCGGATCAGACGGGGCGACCTCTCACCGGTCGACGTCGTCGACGCGTGTCTCGAACGCATCGACGCGCGGAACGAGGACATCAACGCGTTCGTGACCGTGCTGGGCGACGACGCGCGCGAGCGTGCGGAGGAGGCGGAGGCCGCGGTGCGTCGCGGCGAGGAACTCGGCCCGCTCCACGGCGTTCCCATCGCCGTCAAGGACCTCTTCGACTTCAAGGCCGGGGTGCGGAACACGATGGGATCGGTCCCGTTCGCGGAGTTCGTTCCCGAGGAGTCGGCGACGTACGTCCGACGGCTGGAGGAGGCAGGGGCCATCGTCCTGGGGAAGACGAACACGCCGGAGATGGGACACAAGGGAACGACGGACAACCGGCTCTTCGGCCCGACGAGCACGCCGTTCGACCTCGACCGGAACGCGGGCGGGTCCTCGGGTGGAAGCGCGGCCGCCGTCGCGGACGGCCTCGTCCCCATCGCGCAGGGCTCCGACGGCGGCGGGTCGGTGCGCATCCCCGCGGCGTGGTCGGGCGTGTACGGCTTCAAAGCGACCTACGGTCGGGTCGCCCAGGCCATCCGCCCGGACGCGTTCCTCTCGCACACCCCGACCATCCACGCCGGCCCGCTGACCCGGACCGTCGAGGACGCCGCGCTGATGCTCGACGTGATGACCGGCCCCGACCCGCGCGACCCGCTGAGCGTGCCCGAGGAGCCACACGACTTCCAGGGGGCCGTCCGTCGGGGAATCGAGGGGCTGGAAGTCGCGTACAGCCCCGACTTCGACATCTTCCCCGTCGACGACCGGGTTCGAGCGGTCGTCGACGACGCGGTGACCGCGTTCGAGACGGCCGGGGCGACCGTCGACGAGGTGTCGCTCGGACTGACCCACGACCAGTTAGAGCTGGCCGACCTGTGGATACGCGAAATCGGGATGCTGTACCACTCGGCCGTCGAGGGGTTCAAAGACGAGGGGCTGGACCTCCTCGGCGACCATCGGGACGACCTCACGCCCGAGTTCGCCGACCTGCTGGAGGAGACGCGCGACCAGTCCGTCATCGACTACAAGCGCGACGAGCACCTCCGGACCGAGGTGTACGACGCGGTCCAGGACGTCTTCACCGTCGAGGGGTACGACCTCCTCGTGACGCCGACGCTCGCCGTCCCACCGGTGGAGAACGACGACGGAGGGACGGGACAGACCGTCGGCCCCTCGGAGATAAACGGCGAACCGGTCGACCCGCTCATCGGCTGGTGTCTCACCTACCCCATCAACTTCACGGGCCATCCGGCGGCGTCCATCCCGGCGGGCTTCACTGACGGTCTCCCGGTGGGGATGCAGCTCGTCGGCGACCGGTTCGACGACGAGACGGTGTTCGCGGCGAGCGGCGCGTTCGAGCGCGTCCGCCCCTGGCACGACGCCTACCCGCCCCGGTGA
- a CDS encoding NAD(P)/FAD-dependent oxidoreductase — MTDVLVVGGGPAGLTAALFTAKNGLDTVVFDTDGTWMHKAHLFNYPGIGSVDGSNYMSILRDQVDDFGVERNQAEVTSVNATDGGFTVTTDDGEHSADYVVLATGANRDLAEDLGCAFTDDVVDVGVTMETSVENAYATGAMVRVEEWQAVISAGDGAAAALNILSKEKGENFHDFDVPATADEVMGSLVDEA, encoded by the coding sequence ATGACGGACGTACTCGTCGTCGGCGGCGGTCCCGCCGGCCTCACCGCCGCACTGTTCACCGCGAAGAACGGCCTCGACACCGTGGTGTTCGACACGGACGGCACGTGGATGCACAAGGCACACCTGTTCAACTACCCGGGCATCGGCTCCGTCGACGGCTCGAACTACATGTCGATCCTCCGCGACCAGGTCGACGACTTCGGCGTCGAGCGCAACCAGGCGGAAGTGACATCCGTGAACGCGACCGACGGTGGCTTCACCGTCACCACCGACGACGGCGAGCACAGCGCCGACTACGTCGTCCTCGCCACGGGCGCGAACCGTGACCTCGCGGAGGACCTCGGGTGTGCGTTCACGGACGACGTCGTCGACGTCGGCGTGACGATGGAGACGAGCGTCGAGAATGCCTACGCCACCGGTGCGATGGTCCGCGTCGAAGAGTGGCAGGCGGTCATCTCCGCGGGCGACGGCGCCGCGGCCGCACTCAACATCCTCTCGAAGGAGAAGGGCGAGAACTTCCACGACTTCGACGTGCCGGCGACGGCCGACGAGGTCATGGGCTCGCTCGTCGACGAGGCGTGA
- a CDS encoding M24 family metallopeptidase, with protein MPEAVFDRSEYERRIARTKEQLRERGLDAVFVTDPANMNYLTGYDGWSFYVHQGVVVTPDRDEPVWIGRQMDANGARATTTLAEESIRPYSDDHVHSPYDLHPMDFVAEVLEDLGLDEGRIGLEMDAYYFTAKSYTRLQQNLPEATFDDTTLLVNWLRVKKSDREIEYMRQAARISENAMQAGLDTIAEGVPEYEAAEAIYSALIEGTGEYGGDYPAIVPLMPSGDHTGTPHLTWTDRPFEDGDPVIIELSGCRHRYHSPLARTTFVGDPPEEVQETADIVVAGMEAALDAVEPGVTCEAVEKAWRDEIAKHDVEKEDRIGYSMGLGYPPDWGEHTASLRPGDETVLEENMTFHTIPGLWFDDFGVELSETFRVTSTGAEPLADFPRRLFTA; from the coding sequence ATGCCCGAGGCTGTCTTCGACAGGAGTGAGTACGAGCGGCGTATCGCCCGGACGAAAGAGCAGTTGCGCGAGCGCGGGCTGGACGCGGTGTTCGTCACCGACCCGGCGAACATGAACTACCTGACGGGGTACGACGGGTGGTCGTTCTACGTCCACCAGGGGGTCGTCGTCACGCCCGACCGCGACGAACCGGTCTGGATCGGCCGTCAGATGGACGCCAACGGCGCGCGGGCCACGACGACCCTGGCCGAAGAGAGCATCCGCCCGTACAGCGACGACCACGTCCACTCGCCGTACGACCTCCACCCGATGGACTTCGTCGCCGAGGTGCTGGAGGACCTCGGCCTCGACGAGGGCCGCATCGGCCTCGAGATGGACGCGTACTACTTCACGGCGAAGTCGTACACTCGGTTACAACAGAACCTCCCCGAAGCCACGTTCGATGACACGACGCTCCTCGTGAACTGGCTCCGGGTGAAGAAGTCCGACCGGGAAATCGAGTACATGCGGCAGGCCGCGCGCATCTCCGAGAACGCGATGCAGGCCGGCCTCGACACCATCGCCGAGGGCGTCCCGGAGTACGAGGCCGCCGAGGCCATCTACTCGGCGCTCATCGAGGGCACGGGGGAGTACGGCGGCGACTACCCCGCCATCGTCCCGCTGATGCCCTCGGGCGACCACACCGGGACGCCACACCTGACGTGGACCGACCGGCCCTTCGAAGACGGCGACCCGGTCATCATCGAACTCTCGGGCTGTCGGCACCGCTACCACTCCCCGCTCGCGCGGACCACGTTCGTGGGCGACCCGCCCGAAGAGGTTCAGGAGACGGCCGACATCGTCGTCGCCGGGATGGAGGCGGCCCTCGACGCCGTCGAACCGGGCGTCACCTGCGAGGCCGTCGAGAAGGCCTGGCGCGACGAAATCGCGAAGCACGACGTCGAGAAGGAGGATAGAATCGGCTACTCGATGGGGCTCGGCTACCCCCCGGACTGGGGTGAACACACCGCGAGCCTCCGCCCCGGCGACGAGACCGTGTTGGAGGAGAACATGACGTTCCACACGATTCCGGGGCTGTGGTTCGACGACTTCGGCGTCGAACTCTCGGAGACGTTCCGCGTCACGTCCACCGGAGCGGAACCGCTCGCTGACTTCCCACGACGGCTGTTCACTGCCTGA